The Microcella sp. genome includes the window GCCGTGGATACACTGGGCCCCGTGCCTGAATCCACCTCGCGCCACAAGCGCGCCACGATCTTCGATGTGGCGGCCGAAGCGGGAGTGTCACGGGGCACAGTCTCGCGCGTCTTGAACGGCGAGCCCTACGTCTCAGCCTCCGCGCGTGAAGCGATCGAAGCAGCCATCGCAAAGGTCGGCTACGTGCGCAACACGGCAGCGCGAAACCTCGCGACGCAGTCGTCAGGAGCGATCGCGCTCATCGTGCACGAGCCGCACTCGGTGTTCGTCGACGACCCCAACATCGGGGCCATACTGCTCGGCATCAACGCAGCGCTCTCTGAAGCCGACTATCAGCTGGTCTCGCTCGTGATCGACACCGAGCGCGACTCGCAGCGAGTGACGGGGTACCTCGGCGGAGGCTTCGTCGACGGCGCCATCATTGTGTCGGCGCGAGCGGGTGATCCGATCTCGCAAGCGATCGCCGATCTGCGTTTGCCCGCGGTGATGATTGGTCGGCCCGACAATCAGCCTCAGCTGCCGTGGGTCGGCATCGACAATCGGGGGGCAGCACGTGAGATCACCGATCGACTCTCGGCGACCGGTCGTCGACGCATCGGCATGATCGCCGCGGGCCTCGACCGCGACAGCGGCCGCGACCGGTTGTCGGGGTTTCAAGATGCCCTTGGCGCGAGATTCGACGACTCGATGGTGTCGCGCCAGAACCTCTACACCTTCGCGGCCGGCGTCGCCGGCATGACCGAGCTGCTCGCGATCGACTCGAGCATCGACGGAGTCTTCGCCGCCTCAGACGCTGTGGCTGCGGGCGCCCTCGAAGCCTTGCGCATTGCGGGTCGAACAGTGCCGGGCGACGTCGGAGTCGTGGGCTTCGACGACAGCGCGTGGGCTCGGCGCACGCGCCCGGCGCTCTCGACAGTTCGTCAACCTGCGGCAGAACTGGGCGCCCGGGCCGCGCAACTCGTGCTCGATCAGGTGCAAGCGGGCGAATCGCACTCTGACGGAGTGCTGCTGCAGACTGAAGTTGTCTGGCGACACTCGGCGTGACAGCGAGGTCTCTGAACTCGACACCGCCCGAGACGGTGCGTCGACCCACGCCGCGATGGAGAGGCGCGCTCGCGGTCGTGACGTCAACGGCGCTGCTGGTGTCGTCGGCCTACGGCGCCTTTGCCGTGCTCGCGCCGGTCGAGCCGGTGCAGCCCGAGGTTCTCGCACTCGACTCGGTGTCGACGCCCGAGGCGGTGGTCGCGCTGCCGGGCTACGGCGGCAGCGCCATCGGCGATGCTGACAGCGACCACCTCTTTGCCGGCGTCGACATCGATACGGCGCGACCTATCGCGTCGCTGACCAAGGTGGTCACCGTGCTGGTCGTGCTGAGCGAGCGCCCGATCGAGGCGGGGTCAGACGGCGCGACGATCACGCTCTCCACGCAAGACTCGCAACTCGTCGCTCGCTACGCCGCCATCAACGGCACGACTGCGCCCGCGCCCGTCGGCCGCACGATCACGCAGCGCGAGGTCGTCGAGCTCATGATGGTGCACTCGGCCAACAACTACGCCGAGACCCTCGCGGTGTGGGCCTTCGGCTCGGTCGACGCCTACCTCGTCGCCGCGCGAGCGTGGCTCGACGGCCAGGGTCTCACGGGCATTCAGATCGCCGACACGACGGGATTCTCACCAGGCAACGTCGGCAGCCCGCGCGAGCTGTTGAGGCTCGCACGCATCGCTGCGGCCGACCCTGTTGTCGCAGAGGCAGCGGCCAAGCCACGAGTGTCGGTGCCCGGCATCGGCAGCTATGACAACCGCAACCTGATCGTCGGTGTCGACGGAGTGACCGGGTTGAAGACCGGCACCCTGAGAGCCTCCGGCGCATCCTTGCTGTTCTCTGCCGAGCACGCGGGCCCGACGGGCGAGCACCGCGTCGTCGGCGTCGTGCTCAACGGCCCCGATCATGTGCGCGTCGCCGCCGATGTTCGAGCACTGCTCGAAAGCGTGCGCGATGACTATCACGAGGTGAGCCTCGTGCGCGAGGGCGCCGTCGTGGCCCGCTACTCCACGCCGTGGGGCGACACCGCTGAGCT containing:
- a CDS encoding LacI family DNA-binding transcriptional regulator; the protein is MPESTSRHKRATIFDVAAEAGVSRGTVSRVLNGEPYVSASAREAIEAAIAKVGYVRNTAARNLATQSSGAIALIVHEPHSVFVDDPNIGAILLGINAALSEADYQLVSLVIDTERDSQRVTGYLGGGFVDGAIIVSARAGDPISQAIADLRLPAVMIGRPDNQPQLPWVGIDNRGAAREITDRLSATGRRRIGMIAAGLDRDSGRDRLSGFQDALGARFDDSMVSRQNLYTFAAGVAGMTELLAIDSSIDGVFAASDAVAAGALEALRIAGRTVPGDVGVVGFDDSAWARRTRPALSTVRQPAAELGARAAQLVLDQVQAGESHSDGVLLQTEVVWRHSA